The Vitis riparia cultivar Riparia Gloire de Montpellier isolate 1030 chromosome 10, EGFV_Vit.rip_1.0, whole genome shotgun sequence genome includes a region encoding these proteins:
- the LOC117923242 gene encoding uncharacterized protein LOC117923242, with product MEDEDANDELNRKLYIAMMNRDEEAVIKICKNIPEGPLHIMTIHDDTVLQMATYDRQADLVLKLLEDLPEAHLSRLTHQNDTGNTILHEAATSDSTLQAAKEMMAKASQLLSLTNNHGETPIFRAARYGKTKIFNFLAGDVDKICGNNLERYLDYFQRTDKTTILHISVLTENFEVAESIARRYKYLINLKDGDGMTALQLLACNPSAFKSGSEHGFLKRLLLSCVSTKEESTVGGEDQVQQAACKPISFISDFVKSCWSLPALEAVRKEKARYESALKLAKLLIRRDTSWKATKARQNRSKPKTHRYSPSTPSIDEKGRRNSSFSLLSPGHEEKEEGLTGRSQESSKSPFNESGGEGEVDGSPENDMTPIMRTGEIPLFLATRSGIQEIVKEILAVHPQAFEHINCKGKNILHFAIKYRQIEIFNLVVNNEFIARKLVRKLDNEGNSILHMVGKKRADYVPEKIQSPALQLQKELILFERVKEVSAAYFTKHINEHKHTPEELFAETYTELHKSATDWLKRTSENCTVVAALIATVAFAAAYTIPGGPNQNTGFPLLLYQPFFVIFTLSDAVSLTFALTSVVTFLSILTSSFRLRDFKNSLPQKLMLGFTFLILSVSMMMVAFAATIVLMIHNKERWTKIVLYSVAFLPVTVFAISYSPLYLSLLEACKYPLKLIVKACPRCNYVRLKPLITSMFKHKDAQANSSSTNPHKSQV from the exons ATGGAAGATGAAGATGCCAATGACGAGCTTAACAGAAAGCTCTACATCGCTATGATGAATAGAGATGAGGAAGCGGTGatcaaaatttgtaaaaatattccAGAAGGACCATTGCACATAATGACTATACACGATGACACAGTCCTCCAGATGGCTACCTACGACAGACAAGCTGATCTAGTACTCAAATTACTCGAAGATTTGCCAGAGGCTCATCTCAGCAGACTCACTCATCAAAATGATACAGGAAACACTATACTCCATGAAGCAGCCACTTCCGACAGCACCCTCCAAGCTGCAAAAGAAATGATGGCAAAGGCATCGCAGTTGCTAAGTTTGACCAACAACCATGGGGAAACACCTATTTTTCGAGCAGCAAGGTATGGGAAAACTAAGATATTCAACTTTCTGGCTGGTGATGTTGACAAAATCTGTGGCAACAATCTAGAACGTTATTTAGACTACTTTCAGAGGACAGATAAAACCACTATTCTTCACATTTCCGTTCTTACTGAGAATTTTG AAGTAGCTGAGTCGATTGCAAGAAgatacaaatatttaattaatctgAAGGATGGGGATGGAATGACTGCTCTTCAACTTCTGGCATGCAATCCATCAGCATTTAAAAGTGGAAGCGAACATGGATTTCTGAAGCGGCTTCTGTTGTCTT GTGTCTCAACCAAAGAAGAGAGCACCGTGGGAGGAGAAGATCAAGTGCAACAAGCTGCTTGCAAACCAATTTCATTCATATCTGATTTTG TTAAATCATGTTGGAGCTTGCCGGCTTTGGAAGCAGTTAGGAAGGAGAAAGCTAGATATGAATCAGCTTTGAAGCTTGCTAAGTTGTTGATACGAAGAGATACTTCATGGAAAGCTACTAAAGCACGACAAAACCGGAGTAAGCCTAAAACACATAGATATAGTCCTTCAACTCCCTCAATTGATGAAAAGGGGAGAAGAAATTCGTCATTTTCATTGCTTTCCCCGGGAcatgaagagaaagaagaaggccTCACAGGACGGTCCCAGGAAAGTAGCAAATCTCCCTTCAATGAAAGCGGGGGAGAAGGAGAAGTAGATGGCTCTCCAGAAAACGACATGACCCCCATTATGAGGACCGGTgaaattccattgtttttggCCACCAGGTCAGGCATCCAAGAGATTGTCAAAGAAATATTAGCTGTGCACCCGCAAGCATTTGAGCACATTAATTGCAAAGGGAAGAATATATTGCATTTTGCAATCAAGTACCGCCAAATAGAGATTTTCAACCTGGTGGTGAATAATGAATTCATAGCAAGGAAGCTTGTAAGAAAGCTAGATAATGAGGGGAATTCCATACTGCATATGGTTGGTAAAAAAAGAGCAGATTATGTTCCTGAAAAGATACAGAGCCCTGCACTTCAATTGCAAAAGGAGTTGATATTGTTTGAG AGGGTGAAGGAAGTCTCTGCAGCCTATTTCACTAAGCACATCAACGAACACAAGCACACTCCTGAGGAATTATTTGCTGAAACATACACTGAACTTCATAAAAGCGCCACGGATTGGCTAAAGCGCACCTCTGAAAACTGCACAGTTGTTGCTGCTCTCATTGCCACTGTTGCATTTGCTGCAGCCTACACCATACCAGGAGGGCCTAATCAAAACACGGGTTTCCCACTCCTTCTCTACCAACCGTTCTTTGTGATTTTCACCCTGTCTGATGCAGTTTCACTTACTTTTGCTTTGACCTCCGTGGTTACATTCCTTTCGATTCTCACCTCCTCGTTCCGATTACGAGACTTCAAGAACTCTCTTCCTCAAAAGCTGATGCTGGGCTTCACATTCTTAATCCTCTCAGTGTCAATGATGATGGTGGCATTTGCTGCAACAATAGTCCTTATGATACATAATAAGGAAAGGTGGACAAAAATTGTGCTGTACTCAGTCGCATTCCTCCCAGTTACAGTCTTTGCTATCTCATATTCACCACTATATTTATCACTCTTGGAAGCATGCAAATATCCACTGAAGCTTATAGTAAAGGCTTGCCCTAGGTGCAATTATGTTCGTCTCAAACCTTTGATCACCAGTATGTTCAAGCATAAAGATGCCCAAGCCAATAGCTCCTCCACTAACCCCCATAAATCTCAGGTTTGA